In Rhinoraja longicauda isolate Sanriku21f chromosome 6, sRhiLon1.1, whole genome shotgun sequence, the following proteins share a genomic window:
- the LOC144594722 gene encoding histone H2B-like, producing the protein MPEQSKTAPKKGAKKALPKSTGKAGKKRRRSRKESYTIYIYKMTEQVHPDTGISSMAMSIMNSFVNDILERIAGEASRLAHYNKRSTISSREIQTAVRLLLPGELAKR; encoded by the coding sequence ATGCCTGAGCAGTCGAAAACAGCTCCCAAGAAGGGCGCCAAGAAAGCTTTACCGAAATCTACAGGCAAAGCGGGCAAGAAGCGCAGGAGGTCGAGGAAGGAGAGTTACACCATCTACATCTACAAAATGACGGAGCAGGTTCACCCCGACACCGGCATCTCCTCCATGGCCATGAGCATCATGAACTCGTTCGTGAACGATATTTTAGAACGCATCGCGGGCGAGGCTTCCCGCCTGGCCCATTACAACAAGAGGTCGACCATCAGTTCCAGGGAGATTCAGACCGCCGTGCGCCTGCTGTTGCCCGGGGAGCTGGCCAAGCGGTAA